From the genome of Yersinia enterocolitica, one region includes:
- a CDS encoding acyl-homoserine-lactone synthase: MVFIMLKLFNVNFNSMPERKLDEIFTLRKITFKDRLDWKVTCTDGRESDQYDDENTNYILGIIEDTIVCSVRFIEMKYPTMVAGPFAPYFSDIDLPVDGFIESSRFFVEKKLARDMVGNNSALSVLLFLAMVNYARSRNYKGILTVVSRGMYVLLKRSGWNITVLNQGESEKNEVIYLLHLGVDIDSQQQLIKKIRRTHHVEPHILETWPLAVPDIVK, translated from the coding sequence TTGGTTTTCATCATGTTAAAACTATTTAACGTAAACTTTAACAGTATGCCTGAAAGAAAGTTAGACGAGATCTTCACACTTAGAAAAATAACATTTAAAGATCGCTTAGATTGGAAAGTAACCTGTACTGATGGCAGAGAAAGCGACCAATATGATGATGAGAATACAAACTATATATTAGGAATAATAGAGGACACTATTGTTTGCAGTGTCAGATTTATTGAAATGAAATATCCGACAATGGTGGCAGGGCCATTCGCACCTTATTTTTCCGACATTGACCTTCCGGTCGATGGTTTTATAGAATCCAGCCGTTTCTTTGTTGAAAAAAAACTAGCAAGAGATATGGTAGGCAATAATAGTGCACTCAGCGTATTACTTTTTTTAGCAATGGTTAATTATGCCAGAAGCCGTAATTATAAAGGTATACTGACTGTTGTCAGCCGAGGGATGTATGTATTACTGAAGCGTTCCGGCTGGAATATTACAGTTTTAAACCAAGGTGAGTCAGAGAAAAATGAGGTTATTTATCTTTTACATCTGGGTGTCGACATTGATAGCCAACAACAATTAATAAAGAAGATACGCAGAACGCATCACGTTGAACCTCATATACTTGAAACCTGGCCATTAGCGGTGCCAGATATAGTTAAATAG
- the nrfD gene encoding cytochrome c nitrite reductase subunit NrfD: MNPELNTPFHFASLVWDWPIAIYLFLIGVSAGMVVVSLLVKQRVLGGEAARSGLVKSTAMMAPLAVIMGLFILILHLTRPWTFWKLMFFYSTSSVMSLGVMLFQIYMVVLLVWLAVIFRHGLTALLQPYRKLNWVGTVLHKLAPIERKLEPLMMFLAVALGAYTGFLLSALKSYPLLNNPVLPVLFLFSGVSSGIAAMVLCAVTFFKEPIDSPALAFVHRLEKPVVWLELFLLLAFFTGLWFGGGQKEVAVAVALGGGFWAAMFWFWVIGCGMVLPLVLNRFCSHGMRHRVSFLVTVSGLSLFGVLVLRFFILYAGQMTVV, from the coding sequence ATGAATCCTGAACTGAATACCCCGTTTCACTTTGCCTCGTTAGTGTGGGATTGGCCGATAGCCATCTATCTGTTTTTGATAGGAGTATCGGCGGGCATGGTGGTAGTTAGCCTATTGGTTAAGCAACGGGTTCTGGGCGGTGAGGCGGCGCGCAGTGGGTTAGTTAAATCGACCGCTATGATGGCGCCCTTAGCGGTGATTATGGGGTTGTTTATTTTGATACTGCACCTTACCCGGCCGTGGACTTTCTGGAAGCTGATGTTTTTCTACAGTACCAGCTCGGTGATGTCATTGGGTGTCATGCTGTTTCAAATTTATATGGTGGTGCTGTTGGTCTGGCTGGCGGTGATATTTCGCCACGGGCTGACGGCGTTATTACAGCCTTACCGCAAATTGAATTGGGTTGGCACGGTACTGCATAAACTGGCACCGATTGAACGCAAGTTGGAACCATTGATGATGTTTCTGGCTGTGGCGTTGGGGGCATATACCGGCTTCCTGTTATCGGCCCTGAAGAGTTACCCCTTGTTGAATAATCCGGTATTGCCGGTGTTATTTCTGTTCTCCGGCGTTTCTTCGGGTATTGCCGCCATGGTGTTGTGCGCAGTGACCTTTTTTAAAGAACCCATAGATAGCCCGGCACTAGCATTTGTTCATCGGCTGGAAAAACCGGTGGTGTGGTTGGAGCTATTTCTGCTGCTAGCATTCTTCACCGGGCTGTGGTTCGGCGGTGGTCAGAAAGAAGTCGCGGTCGCTGTCGCGTTGGGCGGTGGTTTTTGGGCCGCGATGTTTTGGTTCTGGGTTATTGGTTGCGGCATGGTGCTGCCATTAGTTTTAAACCGTTTTTGTAGCCATGGAATGCGCCATCGGGTTTCATTTCTAGTGACGGTATCCGGCTTGAGTTTGTTTGGCGTATTGGTTTTACGTTTCTTTATTCTTTATGCCGGTCAGATGACGGTTGTGTGA
- a CDS encoding LuxR family transcriptional regulator translates to MIIDYFDNESINEDIKNYIQRRIKAYGDLRYSYLVMNKKTPLHPTIISNYPMDWIQTYKKNNYHLIDPVILTAKDKVAPFAWDDNSVINIKSTDSAVFNLAREYNIINGYTFVLHDNNHNMATLNISNGSDDSISFDESIETNKEKIQMLLILTHDKMLGLYHKNNSKNNKLNGAGDEREIFSPRENEILYWASVGKTYSEISIILGIKRSTVKFHIGNVVRKLGVLNAKHAIRLGIELKLIKPI, encoded by the coding sequence ATGATAATTGATTATTTTGACAATGAAAGTATTAATGAAGATATAAAGAACTATATTCAAAGAAGAATAAAAGCTTATGGTGATCTGCGTTATTCCTATTTGGTAATGAATAAGAAAACACCCTTACACCCGACTATTATTTCAAACTATCCAATGGATTGGATACAAACATATAAAAAAAATAACTACCACCTTATCGATCCTGTTATTTTGACGGCAAAAGACAAAGTTGCTCCGTTTGCTTGGGACGATAATTCGGTGATTAATATAAAGTCAACCGACTCAGCCGTATTTAACCTTGCCAGAGAATATAATATCATTAATGGTTATACATTTGTTCTTCATGATAATAATCATAATATGGCAACGCTGAATATTTCTAATGGAAGTGATGATAGCATTTCTTTTGATGAGAGCATTGAGACCAATAAAGAGAAAATTCAAATGCTGCTTATTCTGACTCATGATAAAATGTTGGGTCTTTACCACAAAAATAACAGTAAAAACAATAAGTTGAATGGTGCCGGTGACGAAAGGGAAATCTTTTCGCCTAGAGAGAACGAAATTTTATATTGGGCTAGTGTCGGCAAAACATACTCGGAAATCTCCATAATATTGGGAATAAAAAGAAGTACAGTTAAGTTTCATATTGGTAATGTTGTCAGAAAACTTGGTGTTTTAAATGCCAAGCATGCGATAAGACTTGGCATAGAGTTAAAGTTAATTAAACCTATTTAA
- the nrfA gene encoding ammonia-forming cytochrome c nitrite reductase subunit c552 (catalyzes the formate-dependent reduction of nitrite to ammonia; cytochrome C552), with translation MSAAPTPPIEARNDKFAEQHVDQFTSWLKTKESGPREDALADDPNLVILWAGYPFAKDYNKPRGHYYAVTDVRETLRTAAPKTAEDGPLPMACWSCKSPDVARLINEQGEEGYFKGTWARGGPEVVNQLGCADCHNTASADFAAGKPALVLSRPYAERALQSINKPFEHASRLDQQSMVCSQCHVEYHFAGKDKAVKFPWDQGTDVASMEKYYDEIAFSDWVHPLSKTPMLKAQHPEYETWRAGIHGKNNVSCIDCHMPKIQNAAGKVYTDHQIRNPFDSFETTCVNCHTQDKKTLQDIVAERKASIQELKLNVEKQLVHAHYEAKAAWDAGATEQEMQPILQDIRHAQWRWDYAIASHGIHMHAPDVGLRVLGGALNKAADARTKLARLLATKGISHEIPLPDISTKLNAQKALGMDMDKLNREKQEFLQQVVPAWDDQARKAGRLSQ, from the coding sequence TTGTCGGCGGCACCTACGCCGCCGATTGAGGCCCGCAACGATAAATTCGCTGAACAGCATGTTGACCAATTCACCTCATGGCTGAAAACCAAAGAGAGTGGGCCACGAGAAGATGCGCTGGCGGATGACCCCAATTTGGTGATCCTTTGGGCCGGATATCCGTTTGCCAAAGATTATAACAAACCTCGTGGGCACTATTATGCTGTCACTGATGTGCGGGAAACCTTACGTACCGCAGCACCGAAGACCGCAGAGGATGGCCCCTTGCCGATGGCCTGCTGGAGCTGTAAAAGCCCGGATGTTGCCCGCTTGATCAATGAACAAGGTGAAGAAGGGTATTTCAAAGGGACTTGGGCCAGAGGTGGCCCGGAAGTCGTCAATCAGTTGGGGTGTGCCGATTGCCATAATACCGCTTCTGCTGATTTTGCTGCCGGGAAGCCAGCTTTAGTCCTCTCCCGGCCCTATGCTGAGCGTGCTTTGCAATCTATCAATAAACCTTTCGAACATGCCAGCCGCTTGGATCAACAATCCATGGTGTGCAGCCAGTGCCATGTTGAGTACCACTTCGCCGGTAAAGATAAAGCGGTGAAATTCCCATGGGATCAAGGCACGGATGTGGCGTCAATGGAGAAGTATTACGATGAAATCGCTTTCTCCGATTGGGTTCATCCGCTGTCAAAAACCCCGATGTTGAAAGCCCAACATCCTGAGTATGAAACCTGGCGTGCGGGGATCCACGGTAAAAACAATGTCAGTTGTATCGATTGCCATATGCCGAAAATCCAAAATGCGGCAGGTAAGGTGTATACCGACCACCAGATCCGCAACCCGTTTGATAGCTTTGAAACTACCTGTGTTAACTGCCATACCCAGGATAAAAAAACCTTGCAAGATATTGTTGCTGAACGCAAAGCCAGCATTCAGGAGTTAAAACTGAATGTTGAGAAACAACTGGTTCACGCGCATTACGAGGCAAAAGCTGCTTGGGATGCCGGGGCAACCGAGCAAGAAATGCAACCTATTCTACAAGATATCCGCCATGCCCAATGGCGCTGGGATTATGCCATTGCTTCCCACGGTATTCATATGCATGCACCGGATGTTGGTCTGCGTGTATTGGGGGGCGCGTTGAATAAAGCTGCCGATGCCCGCACCAAACTTGCACGTCTGCTGGCGACAAAAGGGATTAGCCACGAAATTCCGCTGCCGGATATTTCGACCAAACTCAATGCCCAGAAAGCGCTGGGAATGGATATGGATAAGCTGAACCGCGAGAAGCAGGAGTTTCTGCAACAAGTGGTACCAGCCTGGGATGATCAAGCCAGAAAAGCGGGCCGGTTGAGCCAGTAA
- a CDS encoding c-type cytochrome biogenesis protein CcmF: MVGELGLLSLLVAASLALLLTGVPVIALHGRRLALLYWLPSFSYAVTLFITLALLLLGWCFVSDDFSLLYVAQHGNSQLPLFYKVAAIWGGHEGSLLFMLFALSLWSSALTLFRRHFPLRFFARALAVMGGLLLILSVFILFFSNPFERLFPTLAQGRDLNPMLQDLALIFHPPLLYLGYSGFAVSFAFAVSVLLAGRNGNNSVHYCRPWVLAAWSFLTFGILLGAWWAYSELGWGGWWFWDPVENASLLPWLTATALLHVLAVIEKRGLYHHWGILLSLVTFQLCLLGTFIVRSGVLTSVHAFAVDTARGEALLALFGMVTLSSLTLFALRVRGNNRSAAFNLFSLESLLLAAMVLLSIAAVTVLIGTLYPLIVSVLGLGSLSVGAPYFNQTLTPFVLLLLLLMGITPFADWRQSRKINGWRLVVPAVLAISGGVLSLGLFESPWQVGMLIGVTLALWTLFAPLFAPKIRGYLWLIHGGVAVSLLGMLFASYYTVEQGRRMAPGSQVTLAGYQFTYRQTELVIGPNYTSEQAHIVVSQNGQALTTLLPERRHYTARGMLMIEPAIASSPLADFYVVLGDSLGAGEYSVRLSHKPMVSWIWGGALMMVVGGLLALWRRIHPVSDLAGDK, encoded by the coding sequence ATGGTAGGTGAGTTGGGACTGTTGTCACTGTTGGTGGCTGCGTCATTGGCGCTGCTGCTCACTGGTGTGCCTGTTATTGCTCTCCATGGGCGGCGATTGGCTTTGTTGTATTGGTTACCGTCGTTCAGTTACGCCGTGACCTTATTCATTACATTGGCACTGTTGTTACTGGGTTGGTGCTTTGTTAGCGATGATTTTTCTCTGCTTTATGTAGCACAACACGGTAATAGCCAGCTCCCTCTATTTTATAAGGTTGCGGCAATCTGGGGCGGGCATGAAGGCTCCTTGTTGTTTATGCTGTTTGCTCTGAGCCTGTGGAGTTCCGCGTTGACGCTTTTTCGCCGTCATTTTCCGCTGCGTTTTTTTGCTCGCGCGTTGGCAGTGATGGGGGGGCTACTGCTTATCCTGAGCGTTTTTATCCTCTTTTTCTCCAATCCTTTTGAGCGATTGTTCCCGACGTTGGCGCAGGGGCGTGATTTAAATCCAATGTTGCAGGATCTGGCGCTGATATTTCATCCACCCTTGTTGTATCTGGGGTATAGCGGTTTTGCCGTTAGTTTTGCTTTTGCCGTTTCGGTGTTGCTTGCAGGCCGCAATGGCAACAATAGTGTGCACTACTGCCGTCCCTGGGTATTGGCTGCCTGGAGTTTTCTCACGTTTGGCATTTTGTTGGGGGCATGGTGGGCATACAGCGAATTGGGGTGGGGCGGCTGGTGGTTCTGGGACCCGGTTGAAAATGCGTCATTACTGCCATGGCTCACCGCAACTGCACTGTTACATGTTCTGGCTGTTATTGAGAAACGGGGCTTATATCATCATTGGGGCATTTTGCTGTCGCTGGTGACATTTCAACTCTGCTTGTTAGGCACTTTTATCGTGCGCTCTGGGGTGTTGACCTCAGTTCACGCTTTTGCTGTTGATACGGCGCGCGGTGAGGCTTTACTGGCGCTGTTTGGCATGGTGACGTTGAGTTCATTGACGCTATTTGCCCTGCGGGTGCGGGGCAACAATCGCTCTGCTGCTTTCAACCTCTTCTCACTGGAGTCATTACTGCTGGCGGCAATGGTGCTGCTAAGCATTGCTGCGGTAACCGTATTGATTGGCACATTGTATCCATTAATTGTCAGTGTGCTGGGGTTAGGATCACTGTCTGTTGGTGCGCCCTATTTTAATCAAACCCTGACACCTTTTGTGCTGCTGTTGCTATTGCTGATGGGCATAACGCCGTTTGCCGATTGGCGGCAAAGCCGCAAAATCAATGGCTGGCGTCTTGTCGTACCTGCTGTATTAGCTATCTCCGGTGGGGTGCTCAGTTTAGGTCTATTCGAATCACCGTGGCAGGTGGGGATGCTGATAGGTGTCACTCTGGCCCTCTGGACGTTGTTCGCGCCATTATTTGCGCCAAAGATACGTGGCTATTTATGGTTGATACACGGTGGCGTTGCGGTCAGCCTGCTGGGAATGCTGTTTGCTTCATATTACACCGTCGAGCAGGGGCGACGTATGGCACCAGGCAGTCAGGTCACGCTGGCGGGTTATCAGTTTACCTATCGTCAAACTGAATTAGTGATCGGCCCAAACTATACCAGTGAGCAGGCGCATATTGTGGTCAGCCAGAATGGGCAAGCGTTAACCACGTTGTTACCGGAGCGGCGGCACTATACAGCGCGGGGAATGTTGATGATAGAGCCGGCGATAGCCAGTAGCCCCTTGGCCGACTTTTATGTGGTTCTGGGGGATAGTTTGGGCGCGGGGGAGTATAGCGTACGTTTGTCGCATAAACCGATGGTTAGCTGGATTTGGGGGGGGGCACTGATGATGGTAGTTGGTGGTTTATTGGCGCTATGGCGCAGAATCCACCCTGTTAGCGACCTCGCGGGGGATAAATGA
- a CDS encoding LysR family transcriptional regulator produces the protein MNLPPADWDNQRTFLAIMREGSLSAAARSLNVSQPTARRHIESLEQCLGQKLFNRTSTGLIPTETARALLPHALEMATAADAFVRAACADIGSAKDTVRIATSELLGVEILPQRLEPLRLHYPELVLELSLGSKIEGLTRQEADIAVRTLRPKALPVIAQRAGYCEVGLFATEDYIERHGMPRSLGALAFHALIGPDRNTYDVQVLREQGIDFKPHQYRLRTDSHLAQLAAIRSGLGIGACHEPIARQSGLVRVLAQEFSYPLEFWLVMHEDLRNTQRVRVVFDHLLNTLRQYLAE, from the coding sequence ATGAACCTACCTCCTGCTGATTGGGATAACCAGCGTACATTTCTGGCCATTATGCGTGAAGGCAGTTTATCTGCCGCCGCACGGAGTCTGAATGTTTCGCAACCGACAGCCCGCCGGCATATTGAGTCGCTGGAACAATGTCTTGGGCAAAAATTGTTTAACCGCACGTCCACTGGATTAATCCCAACGGAAACAGCGCGGGCACTGTTACCCCATGCCTTGGAAATGGCCACCGCTGCCGACGCTTTTGTACGAGCCGCCTGCGCCGATATTGGGTCAGCTAAAGATACCGTGCGCATTGCCACCAGTGAGTTACTTGGCGTTGAAATCCTGCCGCAACGCTTAGAACCTCTGCGCTTACACTATCCTGAGCTGGTGCTGGAATTAAGTCTGGGTAGCAAGATAGAGGGGTTAACCCGCCAGGAAGCCGATATTGCAGTAAGAACCTTACGCCCCAAAGCGTTGCCAGTTATTGCGCAACGGGCGGGTTATTGCGAAGTTGGGCTGTTTGCTACTGAAGATTACATTGAGCGCCATGGTATGCCGCGGAGTCTCGGAGCATTAGCGTTTCACGCGTTAATCGGTCCGGATCGTAACACCTACGATGTCCAGGTTCTGCGTGAACAGGGAATCGATTTTAAACCGCACCAATACCGCCTACGTACTGATAGCCATTTGGCACAGTTGGCGGCAATACGCAGCGGTTTGGGCATTGGTGCCTGCCATGAACCCATAGCTCGTCAATCTGGGTTAGTGCGGGTGTTAGCACAAGAATTCTCGTATCCACTGGAGTTTTGGCTGGTGATGCATGAAGATCTACGCAATACCCAGCGAGTCCGCGTGGTATTCGATCATTTACTCAATACACTGCGCCAATATCTGGCTGAATAA
- a CDS encoding cytochrome C heme lyase: protein MVLSIGLAILVLLVVVSLWWPWLVQYGRLSWRWPLGFSLVVLILIMLGYRQLGHYTAVQQEALRLQEAQRLNNMLDKQSSDPTLSRLQQRIRLAPDKGDGWYSLAQHYLYRNEFEDALIALQQAERLQGASARFDAARATVFYYRSGQKMTGDVTYWLQQALTKDPMQYTALMLQAADNFTHDRYAQAIAIWQQLLESGNPQVDRAVIIRAITLARVMQQAE, encoded by the coding sequence ATGGTGCTATCGATAGGGCTGGCGATACTGGTGCTGTTGGTGGTAGTGAGTTTGTGGTGGCCGTGGCTGGTGCAATATGGTCGGTTGAGCTGGCGCTGGCCGCTGGGCTTCAGCCTGGTGGTGCTGATTCTAATTATGTTGGGATACCGGCAACTGGGCCATTATACCGCCGTGCAGCAAGAGGCTTTGCGGCTACAGGAAGCCCAGCGGTTGAATAATATGCTCGATAAGCAGAGCAGTGATCCCACGCTATCTCGGTTACAACAACGTATTCGTTTGGCTCCCGATAAGGGGGATGGATGGTACAGTTTAGCTCAACATTATTTATATCGTAACGAATTTGAGGATGCATTGATCGCCTTGCAGCAGGCTGAACGTTTGCAGGGGGCCAGTGCCCGCTTTGATGCTGCACGAGCGACGGTGTTCTATTACCGGTCAGGGCAAAAAATGACGGGTGATGTGACGTACTGGTTACAGCAGGCTTTGACTAAAGATCCCATGCAATATACTGCGCTAATGCTGCAAGCCGCTGATAACTTTACCCATGATAGATACGCGCAGGCCATCGCTATTTGGCAGCAGTTATTGGAAAGTGGTAACCCACAGGTTGATCGTGCGGTGATTATCCGTGCTATTACATTAGCTCGGGTGATGCAGCAGGCTGAATGA
- the nrfC gene encoding cytochrome c nitrite reductase Fe-S protein, whose translation MNTNRRHFIASMGALIFLTGSAGRSLALSGTVDGIRYGMLHDETRCIGCTACMDACREVNHVPAGVSRLNIIRSQPIGEFPAVKYQFYRHSCQHCDKAPCVDVCPTGASYRDSGTGIVDVDPDLCVGCQYCIAACPYRVRFIHPVTKTADKCDFCRKTNLKQGKQPACVLSCPTKALTFGNLDDPNSELVKLLHQRTVYRAKLHLGTQPKLYRVPFQYGEITG comes from the coding sequence ATGAATACGAACCGTCGTCACTTTATCGCCAGTATGGGGGCGCTGATTTTCCTGACCGGTTCTGCTGGACGTTCACTGGCACTCAGCGGCACTGTTGATGGCATTCGTTACGGGATGCTACATGATGAAACCCGTTGTATTGGTTGCACGGCCTGTATGGATGCTTGCCGTGAGGTTAATCATGTACCCGCTGGGGTCTCACGGTTAAACATCATCCGTAGCCAACCGATCGGTGAGTTTCCTGCCGTAAAATATCAGTTCTATCGTCACTCCTGCCAGCATTGCGATAAGGCACCCTGTGTCGATGTGTGCCCAACCGGAGCCTCGTATCGCGATAGCGGGACTGGGATTGTTGATGTCGATCCCGACCTCTGCGTAGGGTGCCAGTACTGTATCGCCGCCTGTCCGTACCGGGTGCGCTTTATCCATCCGGTGACGAAAACTGCCGATAAATGCGATTTTTGTCGGAAAACTAATCTAAAGCAGGGTAAACAGCCCGCCTGTGTCTTGTCGTGCCCAACCAAGGCACTCACCTTTGGCAATTTGGACGACCCTAACAGTGAACTGGTGAAATTATTGCATCAGCGCACTGTGTATCGCGCCAAGTTACATCTTGGGACACAACCGAAATTGTATCGTGTTCCCTTTCAGTATGGGGAGATAACCGGATGA
- a CDS encoding EamA/RhaT family transporter, translating to MDRSPALFTNKKFVFLVATFCCLLWGSAYPAIKNGYALFHIAPDDIPSKMVFAGYRFLLAGLVLLIFAVASGKAIGRLNKGQYRQIAILGLTQTTLQYVFFYIGLAYTTGVKGSIMNATGTFFSVLLAHYIYKNDRLSFNKIIGCALGFAGVMVVNFGADLMDFNFSLLGEGSVVLAAFILSAASIYGKRISQTMDTTVMTGYQLAIGGLVLTLGGYLFGGHLSDIGWRALLLLAYLVLLSSAAFALWSLLLKYNRVGMVAPFNFLIPVSGAVLSAIFLNESILEWKNALALVLVCAGIILVNRIKQNNE from the coding sequence GTGGACCGCAGTCCTGCGCTTTTTACCAATAAAAAATTTGTTTTCCTCGTGGCAACCTTCTGTTGCCTTCTTTGGGGCAGTGCCTACCCTGCGATTAAAAATGGTTATGCACTGTTTCATATCGCCCCAGATGACATTCCGAGCAAGATGGTGTTTGCGGGTTATCGCTTTTTATTGGCCGGGTTAGTGCTACTCATTTTTGCTGTTGCCAGTGGTAAAGCTATTGGCCGACTTAACAAGGGCCAATATAGGCAGATTGCCATTTTAGGTCTAACACAGACCACGTTACAGTATGTCTTTTTCTATATTGGGCTGGCATATACTACCGGGGTGAAAGGTTCCATCATGAATGCAACGGGGACATTCTTCAGTGTCTTGTTGGCGCATTATATTTATAAAAATGATCGATTATCATTTAATAAAATCATTGGCTGCGCACTGGGTTTTGCTGGCGTGATGGTGGTGAATTTTGGCGCCGATTTGATGGATTTTAATTTTTCACTGTTAGGTGAGGGAAGTGTGGTACTGGCTGCTTTCATCCTTTCTGCCGCCAGTATTTACGGCAAACGTATTTCACAAACCATGGATACCACGGTGATGACAGGCTACCAACTTGCCATCGGAGGGTTGGTGTTGACGCTTGGCGGTTATCTCTTTGGTGGACATTTGAGTGACATTGGCTGGCGGGCTTTATTGTTATTGGCCTACCTGGTGCTGTTGTCATCGGCCGCTTTTGCACTCTGGAGCTTGCTACTCAAATATAATCGGGTAGGGATGGTTGCACCGTTCAATTTTCTCATCCCGGTTTCAGGTGCGGTTCTGTCCGCCATTTTCCTCAATGAAAGCATTTTAGAATGGAAGAATGCCCTTGCGCTGGTATTGGTTTGTGCGGGGATCATTTTGGTTAATCGAATAAAACAGAATAACGAATAA
- a CDS encoding cytochrome c nitrite reductase pentaheme subunit, giving the protein MRVLRSFGSAALLVVLILCTLPTLATTPNTTAKMPALRHIVEPQRNPDAACIQCHKEQKDELHGKHAGAVNPNTQLALTCTNCHGQASVLHRNGIKDVMRFNRDMFNADKAMYSVSQQNSVCMSCHLPEKLREAFWPHDVHMLKLSCVSCHQLHPKTDPMHGLDDKGRVKLCVDCHRRQQELISKETP; this is encoded by the coding sequence ATGCGCGTTTTACGTTCATTCGGTTCAGCCGCGCTGCTGGTAGTGTTGATTCTGTGCACGCTGCCCACTCTCGCCACAACACCGAACACGACGGCGAAAATGCCCGCGTTGCGCCATATTGTTGAGCCGCAGCGCAACCCGGATGCTGCTTGCATCCAATGTCATAAAGAACAAAAAGATGAGTTGCATGGCAAACATGCTGGCGCGGTAAATCCGAATACGCAGTTGGCCTTAACCTGTACCAACTGCCATGGGCAGGCATCGGTGCTGCACCGTAATGGTATTAAAGATGTGATGCGTTTTAACCGCGATATGTTTAATGCCGATAAAGCGATGTACAGCGTCTCACAACAAAACAGTGTCTGCATGAGCTGCCATTTGCCGGAGAAATTACGCGAGGCGTTCTGGCCCCATGATGTGCACATGTTGAAGCTTTCTTGTGTCAGTTGTCATCAGTTGCATCCTAAAACCGACCCGATGCATGGCCTTGACGATAAAGGGCGGGTCAAACTCTGTGTTGACTGTCATCGCCGTCAGCAGGAGCTGATATCGAAGGAAACACCATGA
- a CDS encoding DsbE family thiol:disulfide interchange protein, with product MKQRWPWLIVPLVALLLGCLLYSGLTRDPHRIELAEQDLPFPAFSLSELQQPGQNITREQLLGKVTVINVWASWCASCKQELALLGQIAGTLHGVQFYGLNYRDDRQAALNTLRRYSNPYQKNLYDPHGTLALAMGVYGTPETWLIDANGIIRQRYAGEMTTEIWQQQFMPLLAQWARVGTP from the coding sequence ATGAAACAACGTTGGCCTTGGTTGATTGTCCCTCTGGTTGCCTTACTGCTGGGCTGCTTGCTTTATAGCGGCTTAACGCGGGATCCGCATCGTATCGAGTTGGCCGAGCAAGACCTGCCGTTTCCCGCTTTTTCTTTATCCGAATTGCAACAGCCCGGGCAGAACATAACGCGAGAGCAACTGTTGGGTAAGGTGACGGTGATTAATGTATGGGCCAGTTGGTGTGCCAGTTGTAAGCAAGAGCTCGCCCTACTGGGGCAGATAGCCGGGACGCTGCATGGTGTGCAGTTCTATGGTCTGAATTACCGCGATGACCGTCAGGCGGCGTTAAATACTCTGCGGCGCTACAGCAATCCTTATCAAAAGAACCTTTATGACCCGCATGGCACATTAGCACTGGCGATGGGGGTATATGGTACACCTGAGACCTGGCTAATTGATGCAAATGGCATTATTCGCCAGCGCTATGCTGGTGAAATGACGACAGAGATATGGCAACAACAGTTTATGCCGCTACTGGCGCAATGGGCGAGGGTGGGAACCCCATGA
- the nrfF gene encoding cytochrome c-type biogenesis protein CcmH, protein MKVLFLMLSLVFSSGVAADLVDTYHFSSPQHQQQALALAQELRCPQCQNQNLLESTSPIAQDLRLEVYQLVEAGHSSQEIMAVMTQRYGDFVLYRPPLRSATLVLWFGPGVLLVCVLGGLIFRIRRQSVSGVRGPR, encoded by the coding sequence ATGAAAGTTTTATTCCTGATGTTATCACTGGTTTTTTCATCTGGTGTTGCGGCTGATCTGGTGGATACCTATCATTTTAGTTCGCCGCAACATCAGCAACAAGCATTGGCATTGGCGCAGGAGTTGCGTTGTCCCCAATGCCAAAATCAGAACTTGCTGGAGTCGACCTCGCCGATAGCGCAAGACTTGCGATTAGAGGTCTATCAGTTGGTAGAAGCAGGACACAGCTCTCAGGAGATAATGGCCGTAATGACCCAGCGCTATGGGGACTTTGTTCTGTATCGTCCTCCGTTGCGCAGTGCCACACTGGTGCTATGGTTTGGGCCTGGGGTGTTGCTGGTCTGCGTGTTAGGTGGGTTGATTTTTAGGATACGCCGGCAATCTGTCTCAGGTGTGAGAGGGCCGCGATAA